A window from Chrysemys picta bellii isolate R12L10 chromosome 20, ASM1138683v2, whole genome shotgun sequence encodes these proteins:
- the LOC101936891 gene encoding single-pass membrane and coiled-coil domain-containing protein 3-like → MSWSDILYPDNPARREKVVRLHQELIDCIELNFDTTNELIGVLKSHCQFKLHPIKMNRNGTVRENCDVFLAAIQSIQDTLQAIDERLKRELEPDLYRKLHDFQEPDAKKMQILRSVATAVSGLAGTVAMGIFIKLALSQVATRVLTQTTMVLARIGASVIGAMAGALLGVGVDLILSAILGAVERDQLEAKIQELEKLVSEFKPASHEYNKTIIKVTCMLP, encoded by the coding sequence ATGTCCTGGAGCGATATCCTGTACCCAGACAACCCAGCGAGGCGGGAAAAGGTGGTGCGGTTACATCAGGAGCTGATCGACTGCATAGAGCTCAATTTTGATACCACCAACGAGCTGATTGGAGTCTTAAAATCACACTGTCAGTTCAAGTTGCACCCCATTAAGATGAACAGGAACGGCACCGTCCGGGAGAACTGCGACGTATTCCTCGCAGCCATACAGTCCATCCAAGACACGCTGCAGGCCATCGACGAAAGGCTGAAGAGAGAACTGGAGCCAGATCTCTACCGAAAGCTTCATGATTTCCAGGAGCCTGATGCCAAGAAGATGCAGATTCTGCGCTCTGTGGCCACGGCGGTGAGCGGCCTCGCTGGGACGGTGGCCATGGGGATCTTCATCAAGCTGGCGTTATCGCAGGTGGCGACCAGAGTCCTCACCCAAACGACCATGGTCTTGGCCAGGATCGGTGCCTCTGTGATCGGCGCCATGGCTGGCGCGTTACTGGGCGTGGGTGTCGACTTGATTCTCAGCGCGATCCTGGGCGCTGTAGAGAGAGACCAACTGGAGGCGAAGATTCAGGAGCTCGAGAAGCTGGTGAGCGAGTTCAAGCCAGCCTCCCATGAGTATAACAAAACCATCATAAAGGTCACCTGCATGCTGCCATAG